A portion of the Anser cygnoides isolate HZ-2024a breed goose chromosome 29, Taihu_goose_T2T_genome, whole genome shotgun sequence genome contains these proteins:
- the LOC125181736 gene encoding cytochrome P450 2G1-like has translation MEVTTTLLLLLGLSLLLFVALRGSRGDGGRLPPGPTPLPLIGNLLQISPSRTLQSLLKLRDVYGPVFTVYLGTRRVVVLCGHAAVREALVEHAEEFAGRGRMPTVEKTFNGHGVVFSNGERWKQLRRFSLTVLRDFGMGRKSIEGRIQEEAEFLLQELRNTQGKPFDPTYLLSRAVSNVICSIVFGNRFDYQDAEFLALLRMINESFRELSTPWAQLYDMNETLLQFVPGPHNKIYNLLEGMRRFIARRVRANADTLDPSCPRDFIDCFLLQMEKEKENPASEFNIKNLELTTLNLFFAGTETVSSTLRYGFVLLMKHPAVLEKVHEEIDRVIGRDRAPNVEDRSRMPYTDAVIHEIQRVSDLIPMNVPHTVTRDTVFRGYLLPKGTDVYPLLSTALHDPAMFKHPHTFSPENFLDESGRFKKNDAFVPFSSGKRVCLGESLARMELFLFLTTILQNLRLQPLQPPEELPDTPLESGFANIPPIYQLCMLPR, from the exons ATGGAGGTGACAAcaacgctgctgctgctcctggggctctccctcctcctcttcgtgGCGctgcgggggtcccggggggacGGCGGCCGCCTGCCCCCCGGCCCGACCCCGTTGCCCCTCATCGGGAACCTGCTGCAGATCTCCCCGTCCCGCACCCTGCAGTCGCTCCTCAAG CTGCGGGACGTCTACGGCCCCGTCTTCACCGTCTACCTGGGGACGCGGCGCGTGGTGGTGCTGTGCGGGCACGCGGCCGTGCGCGAGGCGCTGGTGGAGCACGCCGAGGAGTTCGCCGGGCGCGGGCGCATGCCCACGGTGGAGAAGACCTTCAACGGgcacg GGGTGGTCTTCTCCAACGGGGAGCGCTGGAAGCAGCTGCGCCGCTTCTCCCTCACCGTCCTCCGCGACTTCGGCATGGGGAGGAAGAGCATCGAGGGCCGCATCCAGGAGGAGGCTGagttcctgctgcaggagctccgCAACACCCAAG ggaaACCCTTCGACCCCACGTACCTGCTGAGCCGCGCCGTGTCCAACGTCATCTGCTCCATCGTTTTCGGCAACCGCTTCGACTACCAGGACGCCGAGTTCCTGGCGCTGCTGCGGATGATAAACGAGAGCTTTCGGGAGCTCAGCACGCCCTGGGCGCAG ctCTACGACATGAACGAGACCCTGCTGCAGTTCGTCCCCGGCCCCCACAACAAGATCTACAACCTGCTGGAGGGGATGCGGCGCTTCATCGCCCGCCGCGTGCGCGCCAACGCCGACACCCTGGACCCCAGCTGCCCCCGCGACTTCATCGACTGCTTCCTCCTCCAGATGGAGaag GAAAAAGAGAACCCGGCCTCGGAGTTCAACATCAAGAACCTGGAGCTGACCACGCTCAACCTCTTCTTCGCCGGCACCGAGACCGTCAGCTCCACGCTGCGCTACGGCTTCGTCCTGCTGATGAAGCACCCCGCGGTGCTGG agaaGGTGCACGAGGAGATCGACCGGGTGATCGGGCGCGACCGCGCGCCCAACGTGGAGGACCGGAGCCGCATGCCCTACACGGACGCCGTCATCCACGAGATCCAGCGCGTCAGCGACCTCATCCCCATGAACGTGCCCCACACCGTCACCCGCGACACCGTCTTCCGCGGCTACCTGCTGCCCAAG ggcACGGACGTGTACCCCCTGCTCAGCACCGCCCTGCACGACCCCGCCATGTTCAAGCACCCCCACACCTTCAGCCCCGAGAACTTCCTGGACGAGAGCGGCCGCTTCAAGAAGAACGACGCCTTCGTGCCCTTCTCCTCAG GCAAGCGCGTGTGCCTGGGGGAGTCCCTGGCACGGATGgagctcttcctcttcctcaccacCATCCTGCAGAACCTCCGCCTGCAGCCGCTGCAGCCCCCGGAGGAGCTCCCCGACACCCCCCTGGAGAGCGGCTTCGCCAACATCCCCCCCATCTACCAGCTGTGCATGCTGCCCcgctga